In Tursiops truncatus isolate mTurTru1 chromosome 19, mTurTru1.mat.Y, whole genome shotgun sequence, a genomic segment contains:
- the ZNF524 gene encoding zinc finger protein 524, with protein MDTPSPDPWPSPLPGEEEKPLALPPSVPRGRRGRRPGGGTSSNRTLKASLPRKRGRPPKSGQEPPLAQGVTAPVGSGGGSDLLLIDDQGVPYTVSEGSVAGGPESSGPKKAPHFCPVCLRAFPYLSDLERHSISHSELKPHECKDCGKTFKRSSHLRRHCNIHAGLRPFRCPLCPRRFREAGELAHHHRVHSGERPYQCPVCRLRFTEANTLRRHARRKHPEAMEAPLGPRDPGPEPPWDDEGIPATAGADEEELEGKELA; from the coding sequence ATGGACACGCCCAGCCCAGACCCGTGGCCTTCGCCTTTGCCCGGGGAAGAAGAGAAACCTCTGGCCTTACCTCCTTCTGTTCCCCGGGGCCGCCGAGGCCGACGTCCTGGGGGGGGCACCTCCTCGAATCGGACTCTTAAGGCCTCCCTTCCTCGCAAGCGGGGCCGCCCCCCCAAGTCGGGGCAGGAGCCCCCACTGGCACAGGGGGTGACAGCCCCGGTGGGCAGCGGCGGTGGCAGTGACCTCCTGTTGATCGATGATCAGGGTGTGCCCTACACAGTCTCTGAAGGGTCAGTAGCAGGCGGGCCTGAGAGCTCTGGCCCTAAGAAGGCCCCGCACTTCTGCCCGGTGTGCCTTCGGGCCTTCCCCTACCTCTCCGACCTGGAGCGCCACAGTATCTCACATTCAGAGCTGAAGCCGCACGAGTGCAAGGATTGCGGCAAGACCTTCAAGCGGTCCAGCCACCTGCGGCGGCACTGCAACATCCATGCCGGCCTTCGGCCCTTCCGCTGCCCGCTCTGCCCCCGCCGCTTCCGAGAGGCGGGCGAGCTGGCCCACCACCACCGCGTCCACTCCGGGGAGCGCCCCTACCAGTGCCCTGTCTGCCGGCTGCGCTTCACCGAGGCCAACACGCTCCGGCGCCATGCCAGGCGCAAGCACCCCGAGGCCATGGAGGCACCCCTGGGTCCTCGGGACCCAGGACCTGAACCACCGTGGGACGACGAGGGTATCCCGGCCACGGCAGGGGCCGATGAGGAGGAGCTGGAGGGGAAAGAGCTGGCTtga
- the ZNF865 gene encoding zinc finger protein 865: protein MEANAAGSGAGGGGSSGLGGEDGVHFQSYPFDFLEFLNHQRFEPMELYGEHAKAVAALPCAPGPPPQPPPQPPPPQYDYPPQSTFKPKAEVPSSSSSSSSSSSSSSSQAKKPDPPLPPAFGAPPPPLFDAAFPAPQWGIVDLSGHQHLFGNLKRGGPATGPGATPGLAAPTGTPGPLPAPSQTPPGPTAGAACDPAKDDKGYFRRLKYLMERRFPCGVCQKSFKQSSHLVQHMLVHSGERPYECGVCGRTYNHVSSLIRHRRCHKDVPPAAGGPQQPGAPLPPLGLPAPAAAAAPTSASSGPPATPAAPADGNATPAAPAGLGVPPPAAAATGGGDGPFACTLCWKVFKKPSHLHQHQIIHTGEKPFSCSVCSKSFNRRESLKRHVKTHSADLLRLPCGICGKAFRDAAYLLKHQAAHAGAGAAGPRPVYPCDLCGKSYSAPQSLLRHKAAHAPPAAPDAPKDATASVPQPPPTFPSGPYLLPPDPPATDSEKAAAAAAAVVYGAVPVPLLGAHPLLLGGAGTSGAGASGASVPGKTFCCGICGRGFGRRETLKRHERIHTGEKPHQCPVCGKRFRESFHLSKHHVVHTRERPYKCELCGKVFGYPQSLTRHRQVHRLQLPCALAGAAGLPASQGATGSCGPGASATSGGAADGLSYACSDCGEHFPDLFHVMSHKEAHMAEKPYGCDACGKTFGFIENLMWHKLVHQAAPERLLPPAPGGPQPSDGSSSTDAANVLDNGLAGEVGAAVAALAGVSGGDDASGAAVAGGGGAAGAGPERFSCATCGQSFKHFLGLVTHKYVHLVRRTLGCGLCGQSFAGAYDLLLHRRSHRQKRGFRCPVCGKRFWEAALLMRHQRCHTEQRPYRCGVCGRGFLRSWYLRQHRVVHTGERAFKCGVCAKRFAQSSSLAEHRRLHAVARPQRCGACGKTFRYRSNLLEHQRLHLGERAYRCEHCGKAFFYLSSVLRHQRAHEPPRPELRCPACLKAFKDPGYFRKHLAAHQGGRPFRCSSCGEGFANTYGLKKHRLAHKAEGLGGPGAGTGTLPGKDA from the coding sequence ATGGAGGCCAACGCAGCGGGCAGCGGCGCCGGGGGCGGCGGGAGCAGCGGCCTAGGGGGCGAGGACGGGGTTCACTTCCAGAGCTACCCCTTCGACTTCCTGGAGTTCCTCAACCACCAGCGCTTTGAGCCCATGGAACTGTACGGGGAGCACGCCAAGGCAGTGGCGGCGCTGCCCTGCGCCCCCGGGCccccgccgcagccgccgccccAGCCGCCACCCCCGCAGTACGACTACCCGCCCCAGTCCACCTTCAAACCCAAGGCCGAGGTGCCCTCCTCATCCTCGTCGTCCTCGTCGTCCTCTTCGTCGTCGTCCTCCCAAGCCAAGAAGCCCGACCCGCCCCTGCCGCCCGCCTTCGGGGCGCCCCCTCCTCCGCTCTTCGATGCCGCCTTCCCGGCCCCGCAGTGGGGCATCGTCGACCTCTCGGGACACCAGCACCTGTTCGGTAACCTGAAGCGCGGAGGGCCGGCAACCGGGCCGGGGGCGACGCCGGGGCTAGCTGCCCCCACGGGGACGCCCGGGCCGCTCCCCGCGCCCTCGCAGACGCCGCCGGGCCCCACCGCGGGGGCGGCCTGCGATCCAGCCAAGGACGACAAGGGCTACTTCCGGAGGCTGAAGTACCTGATGGAGCGGCGCTTCCCCTGCGGCGTGTGCCAGAAGTCCTTCAAGCAGTCCTCGCACCTGGTCCAGCACATGCTGGTGCACTCGGGGGAGAGGCCATACGAGTGCGGCGTCTGCGGCCGCACCTACAACCACGTCTCCAGCCTCATCCGCCACCGCCGCTGCCACAAGGACGTGCCGCCGGCCGCGGGGGGCCCGCAGCAGCCAGGCGCCCCACTCCCACCGCTGGGCCTgcccgcgcccgccgccgccgccgcccccaccTCGGCGTCCTCCGGACCCCCGGCCacgcccgccgcccccgccgACGGCAACGCGACCCCCGCCGCCCCTGCGGGTCTGGGGGTACCCCctccggcggcggcggcgacagGGGGCGGCGACGGCCCGTTCGCCTGCACGCTCTGCTGGAAGGTGTTCAAGAAGCCCAGCCACCTGCACCAGCACCAGATCATCCACACGGGCGAGAAGCCCTTCTCGTGCTCCGTGTGCAGCAAGAGCTTCAACCGCAGGGAGAGCCTCAAGCGGCACGTGAAGACGCACTCCGCCGACCTGCTGCGCCTGCCCTGCGGCATCTGCGGGAAGGCCTTCCGCGACGCTGCTTACCTGCTCAAGCACCAGGCGGCCCACGCGGGCGCGGGCGCGGCGGGGCCGAGGCCCGTGTACCCCTGCGACCTGTGCGGCAAGTCCTACTCGGCGCCCCAGAGCCTGCTGCGGCACAAGGCTGCCCACGCCCCGCCCGCGGCCCCCGACGCGCCCAAGGACGCGACGGCCTCTGTCCCGCAGCCCCCGCCCACCTTCCCCTCGGGACCCTACCTCCTACCCCCCGACCCCCCGGCCACAGACAGCGAgaaggcggcggcggccgcggcggcggtGGTGTACGGCGCCGTGCCCGTCCCGCTCCTGGGCGCTCACCCGCTGCTGCTCGGCGGGGCCGGTACCAGCGGGGCTGGAGCCTCGGGCGCCAGCGTCCCCGGCAAGACGTTCTGCTGCGGCATCTGCGGGCGCGGCTTCGGGCGCCGCGAGACGCTGAAGCGCCACGAGCGCATCCACACGGGCGAGAAGCCACACCAGTGCCCGGTGTGCGGGAAGCGCTTCCGCGAGTCCTTCCACTTGAGCAAGCACCACGTGGTGCACACCCGCGAGCGGCCCTACAAGTGCGAGCTGTGCGGCAAGGTCTTCGGCTACCCGCAGAGCCTCACCCGCCACCGCCAGGTGCACCGGCTCCAGCTGCCCTGCGCCCTGGCCGGGGCCGCTGGCCTCCCCGCCAGCCAGGGCGCGACGGGGTCCTGTGGCCCGGGCGCTTCGGCCACGTCCGGGGGCGCCGCCGATGGACTGAGCTATGCCTGCTCGGACTGCGGCGAGCACTTCCCGGACCTCTTCCACGTCATGAGCCACAAGGAGGCGCACATGGCGGAGAAGCCGTACGGCTGCGACGCCTGCGGCAAGACGTTCGGCTTCATTGAGAACCTTATGTGGCACAAGCTGGTCCACCAGGCTGCTCCCGAGCGCCTGCTCCCGCCCGCGCCCGGCGGCCCCCAGCCCTCGGATGGCTCCAGCAGCACCGATGCGGCCAACGTGCTGGACAACGGGCTGGCCGGGGAGGTGGGGGCGGCCGTGGCGGCGCTGGCAGGGGTGTCTGGGGGTGACGATGCGAGTGGGGCGGCGGTGGCCGGGGGCGGCGGGGCTGCTGGTGCGGGCCCCGAGCGCTTCAGTTGTGCCACGTGCGGCCAGAGCTTCAAGCACTTCCTGGGCCTCGTGACTCACAAGTACGTGCACCTGGTGCGGCGGACCCTGGGCTGCGGCCTCTGCGGCCAGAGCTTCGCGGGTGCCTACGACCTGCTCCTGCATCGCCGCAGCCACCGGCAGAAGCGGGGCTTCCGCTGCCCGGTGTGCGGCAAGCGCTTCTGGGAGGCGGCCCTGCTGATGCGCCACCAGCGCTGCCACACGGAGCAACGGCCCTACCGGTGCGGCGTGTGTGGCCGAGGCTTCCTGCGCTCCTGGTACCTGCGGCAGCACCGCGTGGTGCATACGGGCGAGCGGGCCTTCAAGTGCGGCGTGTGCGCCAAGCGCTTCGCGCAGTCGTCCAGCCTGGCGGAGCATCGGCGGCTGCACGCGGTGGCCCGGCCCCAGCGCTGCGGCGCCTGCGGCAAGACCTTCCGCTACCGCTCCAACCTGCTGGAGCACCAGCGGCTGCACCTTGGCGAGCGCGCCTACCGCTGCGAGCACTGCGGCAAGGCCTTCTTCTACCTGAGCTCCGTGCTGCGCCACCAGCGCGCACACGAGCCGCCGCGGCCCGAGCTCCGCTGTCCCGCCTGCCTCAAGGCCTTCAAGGATCCTGGCTACTTCCGTAAGCACCTGGCGGCTCACCAGGGCGGCCGGCCCTTCCGCTGCTCCTCCTGCGGTGAGGGTTTCGCCAACACCTATGGCCTCAAGAAACACCGCCTGGCCCACAAGGCCGAGGGCCTcggggggcctggagcagggaCGGGCACCTTGCCCGGGAAGGATGCCTGA